Proteins co-encoded in one Methylomonas albis genomic window:
- a CDS encoding DUF2799 domain-containing protein, translating into MMKYLSCYLLAIFLSGCATLSQQDCQRGDWFGVGLQDGRAGAANDRLHDHQKACSEYGIALNDTQYLAGREQGLKEYCLIENAFKEGLDGHDYHHVCPPAIDAVFSRYHAAALAVHKERAELDRIDSQLSGKENNLSDKKLSDKDRDRIRDDIRQLSRNRDRTRDDLYYHERQLDDFRHESLSYR; encoded by the coding sequence ATGATGAAATACTTAAGTTGCTATCTATTGGCTATTTTTTTAAGCGGCTGCGCGACGCTTAGCCAACAAGACTGTCAGCGCGGCGATTGGTTTGGCGTGGGCTTGCAAGACGGCCGAGCCGGGGCGGCGAACGACCGCTTGCACGATCATCAAAAAGCCTGTTCCGAATACGGCATCGCGCTCAACGATACCCAGTATCTTGCCGGCCGCGAACAGGGCTTAAAAGAGTATTGCCTGATCGAGAATGCTTTTAAAGAGGGTTTGGATGGGCACGATTATCACCATGTCTGTCCGCCGGCTATCGATGCGGTATTTAGCCGCTACCATGCGGCGGCCCTTGCGGTACATAAGGAACGCGCCGAACTCGATAGGATCGATAGCCAACTCTCCGGCAAGGAAAACAATTTGTCGGATAAAAAATTATCCGACAAAGACCGGGACAGAATTCGTGACGATATCCGGCAGCTATCCCGCAACCGGGACCGGACTCGCGACGATCTTTATTACCACGAGCGGCAACTCGATGATTTTCGCCATGAATCACTGTCTTATCGTTGA